The genomic DNA GCAACGCCGTCGTCATGAAGCCCGACACCGAGACCTGCCTGACCGCCCTGTGGGCGCGTGACCTGCTCATCGAGGCCGGGCTGCCCGCCGAGGTCTTCCAGGTCGTCCTCGGCGAAGGACCGGTCGTCGGCCCCGAGGTCGTCAAGCACGCCGACTACGTCTCCTTCACCGGCTCCACCCGCACCGGCCGCGAGGTCGCCCAGGGTGCCGCCGCCCGCCTGGTCGGCGTCTCCCTGGAGCTCGGCGGCAAGAACGCCATGCTGGTCCTCGAGGACGCCGACATCGAGAAGGCCGCGGCGGGCGCCGTCCGCGCCTGCTTCTCCTCGGCCGGCCAGCTCTGCATATCCATCGAGCGGCTCTACGTCCACGCGTCCGTCGCCGACGCCTTCCTGGAACGCTTCGCCGCCCGCACCAGGGCCATGCGGCTCGGCACCTCCCTCTCCTACGGCGCCGACATGGGCTCGCTGGTGGGGGAGCGGCAGCTGGCGACGGTGAAGGCGCACGTGACGGACGCCGTGGAGCGGGGCGCCAAGCTCGTCGCCGGTGGCGTCGCCCGCCCCGACATCGGCCCGTACTTCTACGAGCCGACCATCCTCGACGGCGTCGTGGCCCCCATGACGGTGTGCACCGAGGAGACCTTCGGCCCGGTCGTCTCCGTCTACCGCTTCACGACCGAGGACGAGGCCGTCGAGCACGCCAACTCCACGCCGTACGGCCTGAACTCCTCGGTGTGGACGAAGAACGCCCGGCGCGGCCACGAGGTCGCCGCGCGGATGCGCACCGGGACCGTCAACATCAACGAGGGGTACGCCCCCGCCTACGGCAGCGCCCAGTCCCCGATGGGCGGCATGAAGGACTCCGGCCTCGGCCGCCGGCACGGCTCCGAGGGCATCCTCAAGTACACCGAGGCCCAGACGGTCGCCCACCAGCGCCTGCTGCCGATGGCGCCCTCGCTCGGCATGGACGACGAGAAGTACGCGGCGTTCATGAGCCGGAGCCTGCGGCTCATGAAGACTCTCCGGTTCCGGTAGCCGACGTAAGGGCGCGGGGCCGCATCGACATGCGGCTCCGCCGTCCGGGCGCGACCAGCCACGACTCACCCGCACGCGACACTCAACGAGGAGCCCCCGTGCCCCAGGATGCATACGACTACGACGTCCTCGTCGTGGGATCCGGCTTCGGCGGCTCCGTCTCCGCCCTCCGCCTCACCGAGAAGGGCTACCGCGTCGGCGTCCTGGAGGCCGGCCGCCGTTTCACCCGGGAGTCGCTGCCCAAGAACTCCTGGGACCTGAAGAACTACCTCTGGGCGCCGAAGCTCGGCATGTTCGGCATCCAGCGCATCCACCTGCTCGGGAATGTCATGGTCCTGGCAGGAGCCGGGGTCGGCGGCGGCTCGCTCAACTACGCCAACACCCTGTACGTGCCGCCGAAGCCCTTCTTCGACGACCCCCAGTGGCGCGGCATCACCGACTGGCACGAGGAACTGACGCCGTACTACGACCAGGCCCGGCGCATGCTCGGGGTCCGTCTCAACCCGACGATGACCCCCTCCGACGTGCACCTGAAGGCCGCCGCCGAGCGGATGGGCTGCGGCGACACCTTCCACATGGCCCCGGTCGGCGTCTTCTTCGGCGACGGCGAGGACGCCGACGGCACGGCGAAGGCCGGGCCGGGCCAACAGGTGCCCGACCCGTACTTCGGCGGCGCGGGCCCCGACCGCAAGGCCTGCAACGAGTGCGGCGAGTGCATGACCGGCTGCCGGCACGGCGCGAAGAACACCCTCAACGAGAACTACCTCTACCTCGCCGAGAAGGCCGGCGCCGTCGTGCACCCGATGACCACGGCCGTCTCCGTCACGGACGACTCGCGCGGCGGCTTCGCGGTCGCCACCCTCCCCACCGACCGCAAGAAGGGCGGAAAGCGAGGGAAGCGCGGGAACAAGGACGCGGGCCGCACCTTCACCGCCCGCCGCGTCGTCCTGGCCGCCGGCACCTACGGCACCCAGACCCTGCTGCACCGCATGAAGGCGGGCGGCCAGCTCCCCTACATATCGAACGCGCTCGGCGAGCTGACGCGCACCAACTCCGAGGCACTGGTCGGCGCCCAGACCGACGACCGGCGCTACCGCAGCGCCACCGGCGAGCCACGGGCCGACTTCACGCGCGGCGTCGCCATCACGTCGTCCATCCACCCGGACGCCAACACCCACATCGAGCCGGTGCGTTACGG from Streptomyces sp. CB09001 includes the following:
- a CDS encoding succinic semialdehyde dehydrogenase yields the protein MTDAQAPELTGTNPLAPTPEGARTAADVVTPELVAQLTKGVTGSGRTANHTPFTGEKLADLPEATPEDVAAAFERARAAQAVWARVPVRQRAAVLLRFHDLVLARQAEVLDLIQLETGKARLHAHEEVQAVAVAARHYGRKAPAYLRPRRHTGAVPTLTKVTELRHPRGVVGQIAPWNYPLELSVGDALPAFVAGNAVVMKPDTETCLTALWARDLLIEAGLPAEVFQVVLGEGPVVGPEVVKHADYVSFTGSTRTGREVAQGAAARLVGVSLELGGKNAMLVLEDADIEKAAAGAVRACFSSAGQLCISIERLYVHASVADAFLERFAARTRAMRLGTSLSYGADMGSLVGERQLATVKAHVTDAVERGAKLVAGGVARPDIGPYFYEPTILDGVVAPMTVCTEETFGPVVSVYRFTTEDEAVEHANSTPYGLNSSVWTKNARRGHEVAARMRTGTVNINEGYAPAYGSAQSPMGGMKDSGLGRRHGSEGILKYTEAQTVAHQRLLPMAPSLGMDDEKYAAFMSRSLRLMKTLRFR
- a CDS encoding GMC family oxidoreductase, producing MPQDAYDYDVLVVGSGFGGSVSALRLTEKGYRVGVLEAGRRFTRESLPKNSWDLKNYLWAPKLGMFGIQRIHLLGNVMVLAGAGVGGGSLNYANTLYVPPKPFFDDPQWRGITDWHEELTPYYDQARRMLGVRLNPTMTPSDVHLKAAAERMGCGDTFHMAPVGVFFGDGEDADGTAKAGPGQQVPDPYFGGAGPDRKACNECGECMTGCRHGAKNTLNENYLYLAEKAGAVVHPMTTAVSVTDDSRGGFAVATLPTDRKKGGKRGKRGNKDAGRTFTARRVVLAAGTYGTQTLLHRMKAGGQLPYISNALGELTRTNSEALVGAQTDDRRYRSATGEPRADFTRGVAITSSIHPDANTHIEPVRYGKGSNSMGGLSILQVPYAGQTASGASRVLGFLGHAAKHPLLVLRSLSNRKWSERTIIGLVMQSLDNSLTTHLKPTGVGKGLLTARQGHGSPNPKQIKAATEGAAALAAEINGFAGSNVGELMGTPLTAHFLGGCPIGASRETGVIDPYHRLYGHPGISVVDGAAVSANLGVNPSLTITAQAERAMSYWPNRGERDPRPAQGTGYERVAAVAPRSPAVPEQAFGALRLPFVEMPRVPPKK